The following are from one region of the Rutidosis leptorrhynchoides isolate AG116_Rl617_1_P2 unplaced genomic scaffold, CSIRO_AGI_Rlap_v1 contig43, whole genome shotgun sequence genome:
- the LOC139883640 gene encoding GDSL esterase/lipase APG-like, translating into MTFGDSGLDVGNNNYLKTPFKANYPPYGEDFVGGKATGRFCNGKLVSDFTAETLGFKTYAPAYLSPEASGKKLLIGANFASAASGFDDKAAYLSHAITLTQQLEYFKEYKTKLAKVAGTNKSASIIKDALYLLSAGTSDILQKYHVIPTNNQVYDSDQYASSLVTAFTSFVKNLYGLGARKLGVTGILPLGCLPAARMKYGFHGRSGCVSRINADVQQFNDRINSTAISLRKQLPGLKLVVFDTFNPLYDVVQSPSKYGFLEAKRGCCKTGTLETTPFLCNIKTPGTCSNATQFVFWDNVHFSQAANQVLADAIIVQGFGLI; encoded by the exons ATGACTTTCGGCGACTCGGGTTTGGACGTTGGGAACAATAACTATCTCAAAACTCCGTTCAAAGCAAATTACCCCCCCTATGGAGAGGACTTTGTTGGTGGCAAAGCCACCGGAAGGTTCTGTAATGGGAAATTAGTCAGTGATTTCACTG CTGAAACTCTAGGATTCAAGACTTACGCCCCAGCGTATCTTAGCCCAGAAGCCTCGGGGAAGAAGCTTCTTATTGGGGCTAATTTTGCTTCAGCTGCATCCGGCTTTGATGACAAAGCTGCATACCTCAGT CACGCGATCACGTTGACTCAGCAATTAGAGTATTTTAAGGAGTACAAGACTAAGCTAGCGAAAGTTGCAGGAACCAACAAATCGGCATCCATAATTAAGGATGCATTGTACTTACTAAGTGCAGGCACCAGTGATATCCTTCAGAAGTACCATGTGATTCCTACTAACAACCAAGTCTATGATTCTGATCAGTACGCCTCCTCCCTTGTCACTGCATTCACAAGTTTTGTTAAG AACTTGTATGGGTTGGGAGCTAGGAAACTTGGGGTAACTGGAATTTTACCATTAGGCTGCTTGCCTGCAGCAAGAATGAAATACGGATTCCACGGCAGGAGTGGATGCGTCTCCAGGATCAATGCTGACGTACAACAATTCAACGACAGGATCAATTCGACCGCAATAAGTCTTCGCAAGCAACTTCCCGGTCTCAAGCTTGTTGTTTTTGATACATTCAATCCACTCTATGATGTTGTTCAATCTCCTTCAAAATATG GTTTTTTGGAAGCTAAGAGAGGATGTTGCAAAACAGGGACATTAGAGACCACTCCATTCTTGTGCAACATAAAGACACCAGGAACTTGCTCGAATGCCACTCAGTTTGTGTTTTGGGACAATGTACATTTTTCCCAGGCAGCGAACCAGGTTCTGGCCGATGCTATTATCGTTCAAGGATTTGGCCTCATCTAA
- the LOC139883644 gene encoding uncharacterized protein, which yields MLKQLHINISLVEALELISRYTKFMKSLMSKQRKLLDGEIVEMAEECIAIIKKKLLPKLKDPGRFTVPCKIGNFSTPKALCDLGATINLMPLSVYEKLGLGEYKSTNVILQLADRIMMIGSTPVILGRAFLATGKALVDVDK from the exons ATGCTGAAACAACTCCATATCAACATTTCTCTAGTGGAAGCATTAGAGCTGATCTCGAGGTATACGAAATTCATGAAAAGCTTGATGTCTAAGCAAAGGAAGCTTTTAGATGGTGAGATTGTTGAAATGGCTGAAGAATGCATCGCCATCATAAAAAAGAAGTTGCTGCCAAAGCTCAAAGATCCAGGGAGATTTACCGTTCCTTGCAAGATTGGTAATTTCTCCACTCCAAAAGCATTGTGTGATTTAGGTGCTACTATAAATTTGATGCCTCTATCGGTGTATGAGAAGTTGGGTCTAGGCGAGTATAAATCCACCAATGTGATCTTGCAATTGGCGGATAG GATTATGATGATAGGTAGTACGCCAGTCATACTGGGTAGGGCGTTCTTAGCAACTGGAAAAGCACTAGTTGACGTGGATAAATGA